Proteins encoded together in one Actinomycetota bacterium window:
- the ftsH gene encoding ATP-dependent zinc metalloprotease FtsH, which produces MNKEPDNKGFRNRSFKNIALLILLIVVMFLIFRNPLFLSQQTEELTINEFIQMIGENRISTEEPLVVMGEDSAVEGTLVDGTPFKVAFLDTYDISQLLLDEDVPFVVNNQQQSIWIQILISALPFIIMFGLIFFMMNQLQGGGSKVMQFGKSKARLSNKGKQRITFKDVAGVDEAVEELREIEEFLENPKKFKEIGAKIPKGVLLFGPPGTGKTLLARAVAGEAGVPFFSISGSEFVEMFVGVGASRVRDLFAQAKANQPSIIFMDEIDAVGRHRGAGLGGGHDEREQTLNQLLVEMDGFDADSTVILIAATNRPDILDPALLRPGRFDRQIVVDRPDLNGREEILKIHSKNKPLDKDINLKTIAKQTPGFTGADLANLFNEASLLAARRNKKKITMLEIEEAVERVIAGPEKKNRVISEKEKRIIAYHESGHAMLSYVLPNTDPIHKISIISRGRALGYVMSLPEEDRFLKSKSELMDNITQLLGGRVSEELNFDDVTSGAQNDLDRATKLARKMVTEFGMSEKLGPITFKGESEDEVFLGRDIASKPHYSDKVASLIDDEVHNIIIGSYEKAKKIITENSEALARLAQELVEKETLHRKDVLDLLSDVKSHKPAKQDSTQPS; this is translated from the coding sequence TTGAATAAAGAACCTGACAATAAGGGTTTTAGAAATAGAAGTTTTAAAAATATTGCATTGCTAATACTGCTGATCGTGGTTATGTTTTTGATATTTAGAAATCCCCTGTTTTTATCCCAGCAAACAGAAGAGCTCACCATTAATGAATTTATACAGATGATAGGTGAGAACAGGATAAGTACGGAAGAGCCCTTGGTGGTAATGGGGGAAGATAGTGCGGTAGAGGGCACCCTGGTAGACGGCACTCCGTTTAAGGTTGCCTTTTTAGACACCTATGACATTAGCCAGCTATTGCTGGATGAAGATGTGCCCTTTGTGGTAAATAACCAGCAGCAGTCCATATGGATTCAAATTTTGATCAGCGCTTTACCCTTCATCATCATGTTCGGCCTTATCTTTTTTATGATGAACCAGCTACAGGGCGGAGGCTCCAAGGTGATGCAGTTTGGCAAAAGCAAGGCCAGGCTGTCCAATAAAGGCAAGCAGAGAATCACTTTTAAAGATGTAGCCGGGGTAGATGAAGCGGTAGAAGAACTAAGGGAGATAGAGGAATTTTTGGAAAACCCTAAAAAGTTTAAGGAGATAGGGGCCAAGATACCCAAAGGGGTGCTTCTTTTCGGGCCTCCGGGTACTGGCAAGACTTTACTGGCCAGGGCAGTGGCAGGAGAGGCAGGGGTTCCTTTCTTTAGCATAAGCGGTTCAGAGTTTGTGGAAATGTTCGTAGGTGTGGGTGCTTCCAGGGTAAGGGATTTATTTGCCCAGGCCAAAGCCAATCAGCCCTCCATTATTTTCATGGATGAAATTGATGCTGTGGGCAGGCATAGGGGCGCTGGCCTAGGAGGCGGCCATGATGAAAGGGAACAGACTTTAAACCAGCTGCTGGTAGAGATGGACGGGTTTGATGCAGACAGCACGGTAATACTTATAGCAGCTACCAACCGTCCCGATATCCTGGATCCTGCCTTGCTCCGTCCGGGAAGATTCGACCGCCAGATAGTAGTGGACAGGCCCGATCTTAACGGCAGGGAAGAGATACTTAAAATCCATTCCAAGAACAAGCCATTAGATAAAGATATTAATTTAAAAACCATAGCTAAACAGACCCCGGGATTTACCGGTGCTGATTTGGCTAACTTGTTTAATGAAGCTTCTCTGCTGGCGGCCAGGAGAAACAAAAAGAAGATAACCATGCTGGAAATAGAAGAGGCGGTGGAAAGAGTGATAGCCGGACCAGAAAAGAAAAACAGGGTCATCAGTGAAAAGGAAAAGAGAATAATTGCCTATCATGAGTCAGGCCATGCCATGCTTTCTTATGTTTTACCCAATACCGATCCCATACATAAGATATCCATAATTTCCAGGGGCAGGGCTTTAGGTTATGTCATGTCTTTGCCGGAGGAAGACAGGTTTTTAAAATCAAAGAGTGAATTGATGGATAATATTACCCAGTTGCTGGGAGGCAGGGTAAGCGAAGAACTTAATTTTGACGATGTTACTTCAGGAGCCCAGAATGACCTGGATAGGGCCACCAAGCTGGCCCGCAAAATGGTGACTGAATTCGGCATGAGCGAAAAGCTGGGGCCCATAACCTTTAAGGGAGAGTCTGAAGACGAAGTATTTTTGGGCAGGGACATAGCCAGCAAGCCCCATTACAGTGATAAAGTGGCTTCATTGATAGACGATGAAGTACATAACATTATTATTGGCAGTTACGAGAAGGCCAAGAAAATAATTACAGAAAACAGTGAAGCCCTGGCCCGCCTGGCCCAGGAGCTGGTGGAAAAAGAAACCCTGCACCGCAAGGATGTCTTGGACCTTCTGTCTGATGTAAAGAGCCACAAACCGGCCAAACAGGACAGCACCCAGCCATCATGA
- the hpt gene encoding hypoxanthine phosphoribosyltransferase — MVIDGSTKIKVLIEEDKLQEKIRQLGQRITDDYRGKTPVLVSILRGSFIFVADICRHVQIPVVFDFMAVSSYGNSKVSSGIVRITKDLEFNIEKKDVLIIEDIVDSGRTLNYLIKNLGARNPKSIEVCALLDKKVPRKQQNDIKYKGFEIPNKFVVGYGLDFAEKYRNLPFIGYIENEQ; from the coding sequence ATGGTGATAGACGGAAGCACCAAAATTAAAGTGTTAATTGAAGAGGATAAGCTGCAGGAAAAAATAAGGCAGCTGGGGCAGAGGATAACTGATGATTACAGGGGAAAGACTCCAGTACTGGTTTCAATTCTCCGGGGCTCCTTTATTTTTGTGGCAGATATCTGCCGGCATGTCCAGATTCCAGTAGTGTTTGATTTTATGGCAGTGTCCAGCTATGGCAATTCCAAAGTTAGCTCCGGTATAGTAAGGATAACCAAGGATTTGGAGTTCAATATCGAAAAAAAAGATGTCTTGATAATAGAGGATATTGTTGATTCCGGCCGAACCCTTAATTATTTGATTAAAAACCTGGGGGCCAGGAATCCCAAATCCATTGAAGTTTGTGCCCTGCTGGATAAGAAAGTTCCCCGCAAACAGCAGAATGATATAAAGTATAAGGGCTTTGAAATTCCCAATAAATTTGTAGTGGGCTATGGCCTCGATTTTGCCGAAAAATATAGAAACCTTCCTTTTATCGGGTATATTGAAAATGAGCAGTAA